A genomic window from Ananas comosus cultivar F153 linkage group 22, ASM154086v1, whole genome shotgun sequence includes:
- the LOC109727316 gene encoding RNA-binding protein NOB1, with translation MEVAAAETATAETATAPCWSAVVRNRATEPQEPVPSRVFGSFNSSKGIAVAVVDANAIIHGDKLAGSADKFVSVAEVLEEVRDPVSRQRLSFLPFPIETMDPSPEFIKKVVKFARETGDLHTLSDVDIKIIALAYMLEAQIHGTSHLREQPPPLRVVNVKNLAEADMPGWGSNVPNLAEWEALEQISEGGENHGSRILPLKDLNNQAIPASNSAPSTDEHDGGHRNLGRPGLFTAPKKEVKIEGKKMVADGIDASQGEDTENSNDWLPSVSRSTHRRFLRRKARRELLASRETSELGECENREEKSCDERHAEHDVPVEDKIEKLNISDEEEENELNVVESGLGHVDPAGEGDDNITCDEELDGVEISSQTDESTATSLMDDGSSEQSWMLRSLSDSTVACVTSDYAMQNVILQIGLRLLAPGGMQIRQLHRWVLKCHACNKVTQEIGRIFCPKCGNGGTLRKVSVTVGENGIVLAARKQRFILRGTKFSLPLPQGGREAITKNLILREDQLPHKLLYPKSKKKSSKQDLEFLGADDIFSHAGERRAPLKPPVRQALALYGGKRNPNDNHYSRRKH, from the exons atggaggtggcggcggcggagacggcGACGGCGGAGACGGCGACGGCGCCATGTTGGAGCGCGGTTGTGCGGAATCGCGCGACGGAGCCCCAGGAGCCGGTCCCGAGCCGCGTCTTCGGGAGCTTCAACTCGAGCAAGGGGAtcgcggtggcggtggtggaCGCGAACGCGATCATCCATGGCGACAAGCTCGCGGGATCCGCGGACAAGTTCGTCTCGGTGGCGGAGGTGTTGGAGGAGGTGCGCGACCCCGTATCGCGCCAAAGGCTCTCCTTTTTGCCCTTCCCCATCGAGACCATGGATCCGTCCCCGGAGTTCATCAAGAAAG TGGTTAAGTTTGCGAGGGAGACAGGAGACCTGCACACCCTCTCTGATGTGGATATTAAGATCATTGCTTTAGCTTACATGTTAGAAGCACAGATTCATGGAACTAGCCATTTAAGAGAACAACCTCCGCCACTTCGTGTGGTAAATGTCAAAAATCTAGCTGAGGCTGATATGCCCGGTTGGGGTTCGAATGTGCCTAATCTGGCAGAGTGGGAAGCTCTTGAGCAGATATCGGAGGGTGGGGAAAATCATGGTTCTCGAATACTCCCATTAAAGGATCTTAACAATCAAGCTATTCCTGCTTCTAATAGTGCTCCCAGCACTGATGAACATGATGGAGGGCATCGAAATTTGGGTAGGCCTGGGCTGTTCACTGCTCCGAAAAAAGAGGTCAAAATAGAGGGTAAAAAGATGGTGGCTGATGGAATAGATGCTTCTCAGGGGGAGGATACTGAAAACTCGAATGATTGGCTTCCTTCCGTTAGTCGGAGCACGCATAGAAGGTTCTTGAGAAGGAAGGCAAGGCGCGAATTGTTAGCATCTCGGGAAACTAGCGAGCTTGGCGAATGTGAAAATCGAGAGGAAAAGTCTTGTGATGAGAGGCATGCTGAACATGATGTACCGGTGGAGgataaaattgaaaagttaaatatttccgatgaagaggaagagaatgAATTAAATGTGGTTGAGAGCGGACTAGGCCATGTGGATCCTGCTGGTGAGGGAGATGACAATATTACCTGTGATGAGGAACTGGATGGCGTCGAGATAAGTAGTCAGACTGATGAGAGCACTGCAACTTCTTTGATGGATGATGGTAGCAGTGAGCAGAGCTGGATGCTGAGGTCCCTATCCGACTCAACTGTGGCTTGTGTGACTAGTGATTACGCCATGCAAAATGTTATTCTACAAATTGGTCTTCGATTATTAGCACCGGGCGGTATGCAGATTCGGCAATTGCACAG GTGGGTTCTAAAATGTCATGCCTGCAACAAAGTGACTCAAGAAATCGGGAGAATATTTTGTCCTAAATGTGGCAATGGTGGAACTCTACGAAAAGTATCTGTTACGGTTGGCGAAAATGGTATTGTTTTGGCTGCACGTAAGCAACGTTTTATTCTTCGAGGGACGAAA TTTTCCCTTCCCTTGCCTCAAGGTGGAAGAGAAGCCATCACCAAGAACCTCATTCTGCGAGAAGATCAGCTCCCTCACAAGCTTCTGTACCCTAAGTCGAAAAAGAAATCGAGCAAGCAG GATCTGGAATTTCTTGGTGCGGATGATATATTTTCCCACGCCGGTGAAAGGAGGGCTCCACTGAAGCCTCCCGTGAGACAAGCACTTGCACTTTACGGCGGGAAAAGAAACCCTAACGATAACCATTATTCTCGGCGTAAGCACTAG
- the LOC109727318 gene encoding nuclear transcription factor Y subunit C-2-like, which translates to MRQAGAYSGLLSGGIGARTGPHSLPLARIKKIMKRSASGSTAAGDEVRMISGEAPIVFSKACELFVEELTRRAWAVTVRGKRRTLHKDDVAAAIAATDIFDFLVELVSESNGNSSGGSGRVLS; encoded by the coding sequence ATGCGGCAGGCGGGCGCGTACTCGGGTTTGCTGTCCGGCGGCATCGGCGCCCGGACCGGCCCGCACTCTCTGCCGCTCGCGAGGATAAAGAAGATAATGAAGCGGTCGGCGTCGGGGTCGACGGCGGCGGGGGACGAGGTGCGGATGATATCCGGCGAGGCGCCGATTGTGTTCTCCAAGGCCTGCGAGCTCTTCGTCGAGGAGCTCACGCGGCGGGCGTGGGCCGTCACGGTCCGCGGGAAGCGGCGGACCCTCCACAAGGACGACGtggccgccgccatcgccgccacCGACATATTCGACTTTCTCGTCGAGCTGGTCTCAGAGTCTAACGGCAAcagcagcggcggcagcgggcGGGTTCTGTCGTGA
- the LOC109727317 gene encoding tubulin beta-2 chain, which produces MREILHIQGGQCGNQIGAKFWEVVCAEHGIDATGRYQGDSELQLERINVYYNEASCGRFVPRAVLMDLEPGTMDSVRSGTYGQIFRPDNFVFGQSGAGNNWAKGHYTEGAELIDSVLDVVRKEAENCDCLQGFQVCHSLGGGTGSGMGTLLISKIREEYPDRMMLTFSVFPSPKVSDTVVEPYNATLSVHQLVENADECMVLDNEALYDICFRTLKLTTPSFGDLNHLISATMSGVTCCLRFPGQLNSDLRKLAVNLIPFPRLHFFMVGFAPLTSRGSQQYRALTVPELTQQMWDAKNMMCAADPRHGRYLTASAMFRGKMSTKEVDEQMLNVQNKNSSYFVEWIPNNVKSTVCDIPPTGLKMASTFIGNSTSIQEMFRRVSEQFTAMFRRKAFLHWYTGEGMDEMEFTEAESNMNDLVSEYQQYQDATADEEGEYADEEEGDYEEA; this is translated from the exons ATGCGAGAGATCCTGCACATCCAGGGGGGGCAATGCGGGAACCAGATCGGGGCCAAGTTCTGGGAGGTGGTGTGCGCGGAGCACGGGATCGACGCGACGGGGAGGTACCAGGGCGACTCCGAGCTCCAGCTCGAGCGGATCAACGTGTACTACAACGAGGCGAGCTGCGGCCGCTTCGTGCCCCGCGCGGTGCTCATGGATCTGGAGCCCGGCACCATGGACAGCGTCCGATCCGGGACCTACGGCCAGATCTTCAGGCCCGACAACTTCGTCTTCGGCCAATCCGGGGCCGGGAACAACTGGGCTAAGGGGCACTACACCGAGGGTGCCGAGCTCATCGACTCCGTCCTCGACGTCGTGAGGAAGGAGGCCGAGAACTGTGACTGTTTGCAGG GGTTCCAGGTTTGCCACTCTTTAGGCGGCGGAACGGGATCCGGCATGGGCACGCTGCTCATCTCGAAGATAAGGGAGGAGTACCCGGACCGCATGATGCTCACCTTCTCCGTCTTCCCCTCCCCGAAGGTCTCCGACACGGTCGTCGAGCCTTACAACGCCACGCTCTCCGTTCACCAGCTGGTCGAGAATGCTGACGAGTGCATGGTGCTCGACAATGAAGCCCTCTACGACATTTGCTTCCGCACTCTCAAGCTCACCACTCCTAGTT TTGGTGATCTTAATCACCTGATATCGGCGACGATGAGCGGGGTGACCTGCTGCCTCCGCTTCCCGGGCCAGCTGAACTCCGACCTCCGCAAGCTCGCCGTCAACCTCATCCCCTTCCCCCGCCTCCACTTCTTCATGGTGGGGTTCGCCCCGCTCACCTCCCGCGGGTCGCAGCAGTACCGGGCCCTCACCGTCCCTGAGCTGACCCAGCAGATGTGGGACGCCAAGAACATGATGTGCGCCGCCGACCCCCGCCACGGCCGCTACCTCACCGCCTCCGCCATGTTCCGCGGCAAGATGAGCACCAAGGAAGTGGACGAGCAGATGCTCAACGTCCAGAACAAGAACTCGTCCTACTTCGTGGAGTGGATCCCCAACAATGTCAAGTCCACCGTCTGCGACATCCCCCCGACGGGACTGAAGATGGCCTCGACGTTCATCGGGAACTCGACCTCGATCCAGGAGATGTTCCGCAGGGTCAGTGAGCAGTTCACGGCCATGTTCAGGCGAAAGGCCTTCTTGCATTGGTACACGGGCGAAGGGATGGACGAAATGGAGTTCACCGAGGCGGAGAGCAACATGAATGATCTGGTATCGGAATACCAGCAATACCAGGATGCGACCGCCGACGAGGAGGGCGAGTACGCGGACGAGGAGGAAGGTGATTACGAAGAGGCTTAA